The Nitrospirota bacterium DNA window TTTTTTGGTGAAAGAAAACTCACTAATCCAGAAGGTGAAATTTTTTCTTTAATTGCGTCAAGATCATCCCCGAGCTTTTCATTAATAGATATGTACTTTGAATCGAGCTTCCTTACAGCTTCATCGAGTTTTAAAAAGTATGCTATGAGAAAGACAAAACCTAAAAAAACAAAAAAAACAGCGGGGCGAGTCCAGAAGTGAAAAGATATGAAGAATACATATGTGAGTAAAGAAGTTATACAAAGGGTAATCAGTAGTAAAATTGCTGCGTTTTTTTCATCACTATTTATAAATAAAAAAAGCAGAATAGAAGAAATTATTATTGATAAAAACCAGGATATTTTATCATCTATAATATTTATAAAATTTTATCTAACAAATTGTTGAGGATATTAGCATGGATTTCCACCCCTGAGATTGTGTCTCTTTGTTGTGTAAACGGAACAATAATGCGCTCTTCCAACCCGGATGCGGTCAGCCCTACAAGAACAATTTTATTTCTAAAAAAATCCTTTTCATATCTATTTTTTATAATATCTACAAAAGAAATATGTTTAAAAGTTCCTGAAGGTCCATAAAAATTTATATTCATTGAATTTGTTTGAAATATCTTGTTATAAAAGATGTCATCTTTTGCATTATGAAATTGAGAATTGGATTCTTTCCCAATAATAATATTGTAAATAACTGAAGCGAATGAGTAGAGATTAGTATTACGATAGATAATATGGTGAAATACTTTGCGGGTAATTCCATCGGTGTAGGGTTCTACATGGACATGTCCTGTTTTTGCAAATGAGAAAACTTCTGATGGTCGTGTTATTTCGCCTGACTTGCTAATATAAATAGGAAGCACCACTTTGCCAAGTCTTTTAATTGATTCTGCTAAAGAAAGATCATCTTCAGATGATTCCGAAAAAATTATATCAAATCCTATTGCTGAGGCTTCACTTAATGAATTAAGAAGGTTTGAATAATAACTTCTTTTTAAGGGCCATCTACCAAGTTCTGAAAGTGTTTTTTCGTCAATCGCAACAATTAATATTCTTTCATCATGTTTAATAGAACCCCTTAATCTGAAAGATAAGTCATAAAGATAATTATTGATGCCCTCAAAGAAACCGAGATAATCTGCAAAAATGATAAAAGCATATCCGATAATTATTATAAGGCTGATTTTAAGGAATCTTTTTTTCATTGGAGATAAATTATTCAAATTAATGTTCTTCTCAATAAGAGAAATATCTGTATAGTATATAATATATAAAGAAAATTAAACCTAATGTGCCGGCAATGCTGAGAAATTCAATTAATCCCCGGCAACTGGCTTCTTTACGAAAGGCGCTAAAGGATTTGTCCTTATCTTAATTTCCAGAGGTAAAGAAAAGGGAAGCCACGAATATCTTCCCATATCTTCTGATACGGTTTCAGCCTTCGTGGCTTTGTGTTTAATTTCCTTATCTAATTGACAATCCTCAAAGATATTTTTTAATTGTACGAAGCTATCCGCTCAGTAATACCCTGAAACCTTTTTCTTACTTAGATGTATGTTTAGCTTTTTTCTTTTTATCTTTGTGTCTATAGATTTCTCTCTCATGTCCGGGATGTTTATAATCATGAGGGCCATGTTTATCTTTATGCTCATGATTGTGCACATCGGATTTCCCCTTGTGCGTATGTTCGTGTTCATAACAATCTCGTAATTAATTCCAAAGTAAAAATGACTAATCTTATCACGCATTTTTGCCATATCCTGCCATGGCAACTCTTTGTACCTATCTCTAATTGACTTAGGTACGTTTTTTGTTGCTTCTCCTATTATTTCGATTTGGTGTGCAAC harbors:
- a CDS encoding CHASE2 domain-containing protein, yielding MKKRFLKISLIIIIGYAFIIFADYLGFFEGINNYLYDLSFRLRGSIKHDERILIVAIDEKTLSELGRWPLKRSYYSNLLNSLSEASAIGFDIIFSESSEDDLSLAESIKRLGKVVLPIYISKSGEITRPSEVFSFAKTGHVHVEPYTDGITRKVFHHIIYRNTNLYSFASVIYNIIIGKESNSQFHNAKDDIFYNKIFQTNSMNINFYGPSGTFKHISFVDIIKNRYEKDFFRNKIVLVGLTASGLEERIIVPFTQQRDTISGVEIHANILNNLLDKIL
- a CDS encoding DUF86 domain-containing protein, whose protein sequence is VAHQIEIIGEATKNVPKSIRDRYKELPWQDMAKMRDKISHFYFGINYEIVMNTNIRTRGNPMCTIMSIKINMALMIINIPDMREKSIDTKIKRKKLNIHLSKKKVSGYY